The following proteins are co-located in the Deinococcus metallilatus genome:
- a CDS encoding P1 family peptidase — MTMLRALLPALLLSGTLAASAPGQPGPLNAITDVPGVKVGQYEDPAILSGTTVVLVEQGAVGGVDVRGSAPGTRETDLLNPMNLVEKVQAIMLSGGSAYGLAAADGVMRFLEEKGLGYPVGEGRVVPIVPAAILFDLGRGGDWKKRPTADFGYRAAQAAKDGPVAQGNVGAGTGAYAGAVKGGVGTASIVLDGGVVVGAIVAVNPAGSVFDPQTGDLYGRSFGIGKEFGNLKAPTGVLPASGLNTYVLNAQVGQNTTIGVIATNARLTKAQAQKIAQMTQDGLARAIRPVHTMFDGDTVFALGTGEVEVKDVGQLSAIGAAAADVMTRAIVHAILNAKTVGSQQSYCDKFPTACR, encoded by the coding sequence ATGACCATGCTGCGCGCGCTGTTGCCAGCCCTGCTTCTCTCGGGCACCCTGGCGGCCTCCGCACCGGGCCAGCCGGGGCCGCTCAACGCGATCACCGACGTTCCGGGGGTCAAGGTCGGGCAGTATGAGGACCCGGCCATCCTGAGCGGCACCACCGTCGTCCTGGTCGAGCAGGGCGCGGTCGGCGGCGTGGACGTGCGCGGGAGCGCGCCGGGGACCCGCGAAACCGACCTGCTCAATCCCATGAACCTCGTCGAGAAGGTGCAGGCCATCATGCTTTCGGGGGGCAGCGCCTACGGCCTTGCCGCCGCGGACGGCGTGATGCGCTTTCTGGAGGAAAAGGGGCTGGGGTATCCCGTCGGGGAAGGCCGGGTGGTGCCCATCGTGCCCGCCGCGATTCTGTTCGACCTGGGGCGCGGCGGCGACTGGAAAAAGCGCCCCACCGCCGACTTCGGGTACCGCGCCGCGCAGGCGGCCAAAGATGGACCCGTCGCCCAGGGCAATGTGGGCGCGGGCACGGGCGCTTACGCGGGGGCCGTCAAGGGCGGCGTGGGCACCGCCAGCATCGTGCTCGACGGGGGTGTGGTGGTGGGGGCCATCGTGGCGGTCAATCCTGCCGGGAGCGTCTTTGACCCCCAGACGGGTGACCTGTATGGCCGCTCGTTCGGCATCGGCAAGGAATTCGGCAACCTCAAGGCTCCGACGGGCGTCCTTCCGGCCTCGGGCCTCAACACCTACGTCCTCAACGCGCAGGTCGGCCAGAACACCACCATCGGCGTCATCGCCACCAATGCCAGACTCACCAAGGCGCAGGCCCAGAAGATCGCCCAGATGACCCAGGACGGCCTGGCCCGCGCGATCCGGCCAGTCCACACGATGTTCGACGGCGACACGGTCTTTGCCCTCGGGACCGGCGAGGTGGAGGTCAAGGACGTGGGTCAGCTCAGCGCCATCGGGGCCGCCGCCGCCGATGTCATGACGCGGGCCATCGTCCACGCCATCCTCAACGCCAAGACCGTCGGTTCCCAGCAGAGCTACTGCGACAAATTCCCGACGGCCTGCCGTTAG
- a CDS encoding isocitrate/isopropylmalate dehydrogenase family protein, translating into MNTYRIAVIPGDGIGPEVVAEGLRVLRAVGGADAGFSLELEELPWGSAYYDRHGRMMPGDAIPTLRTFDSIYFGAVGRPDLPDDLTVWGLILPMRRELDLYVNLRPVRLYPGVPTPLRPEVGEPHFTFVRENTEGEYAGLGGRQGQGEYELAVQTGVFTRRGIQRVVEYAFSLAAPGSLVTSVTKSNALRHAFPLWDEVAAEVAARHPDVRFEKMHVDAVAYQLVKNPARFGVLVGSNLFGDILTDLGAGLQGSLGLAASANLCPGQRLALFEPVHGSAPDIAGQGKANPLGAVACAALMLAHLGEREAAGRIERAMEDVTRQQVFTPDLGGSCSTHEVGDALLAALEREPSQAR; encoded by the coding sequence ATGAACACCTACCGGATCGCCGTGATTCCCGGTGACGGCATCGGGCCGGAAGTGGTGGCCGAGGGGCTGCGGGTGCTGCGCGCGGTGGGCGGTGCGGACGCGGGCTTTTCGCTCGAACTCGAAGAATTGCCCTGGGGCAGCGCCTATTACGACCGCCACGGGCGGATGATGCCCGGGGACGCCATTCCCACCCTGCGGACCTTTGACAGCATCTACTTCGGTGCGGTGGGTCGCCCCGATCTGCCCGACGACCTGACGGTCTGGGGGTTGATCCTGCCTATGCGCCGGGAACTCGACCTGTACGTCAACTTGCGCCCGGTCAGGCTTTATCCGGGCGTCCCCACGCCGCTGCGGCCCGAAGTCGGTGAACCCCACTTCACCTTCGTCCGCGAGAACACCGAGGGCGAGTACGCGGGCCTGGGGGGGCGGCAGGGGCAGGGGGAATACGAGCTGGCGGTGCAGACCGGGGTGTTCACGCGCCGGGGCATTCAGCGGGTGGTCGAGTACGCCTTCTCGCTCGCCGCGCCGGGTAGCCTGGTCACCAGCGTCACCAAGTCGAATGCCCTGCGGCACGCCTTTCCCCTCTGGGACGAGGTCGCCGCCGAGGTCGCGGCCCGGCATCCGGACGTGCGTTTCGAGAAGATGCATGTCGACGCCGTGGCGTATCAGCTCGTCAAGAACCCGGCGCGCTTCGGGGTGCTGGTGGGTTCCAACCTCTTTGGCGACATCCTGACCGACCTCGGCGCGGGCTTGCAGGGCAGCCTGGGCCTCGCGGCGAGCGCGAACCTGTGCCCCGGCCAGCGGCTCGCCCTGTTCGAACCCGTCCACGGCTCGGCCCCCGACATCGCCGGGCAGGGGAAGGCCAATCCGCTCGGCGCGGTGGCCTGCGCGGCCCTGATGCTCGCGCACCTCGGCGAACGGGAGGCCGCCGGGCGCATCGAGCGGGCGATGGAGGACGTCACCCGCCAGCAGGTCTTTACGCCCGATCTCGGGGGGTCTTGCAGCACACACGAAGTCGGGGACGCGCTGCTCGCGGCGCTGGAGCGTGAACCCAGCCAGGCCAGGTGA
- a CDS encoding aminotransferase class III-fold pyridoxal phosphate-dependent enzyme, with product MPEPRPDTQQVIAENREYTLFSWSVQQQTHPIHMTGGRGSYFYDGDGNTWLDFSSQLINLNVGHQHPKVLEAIKAQVDSMCFAGPSFATDVRAELGKKLAEVTGLAKSFFTLGGSEANENAIKIAKLYTGRDKIITRYRSYHGATMGSMSASGDPRRWPVEPGIPGIVRVFDPYMYRPPMGGSASEWEDGCITHIEEVIQLEGPHTIAAMLVEGITGSNGVLIPPDSYYPRLRALLDKYDILLIDDEVMSGFGRTGKWLATQHYGIVPDIVTCAKGLTSGYMPLGAVVVNQKIADYFENHFLAGGLTYSGHPVSLAAAIANLKVYEEEHLFEHTLELGNYLGERLEAMKRKYACVGDVRSIGLFSVLELVRDKKTKEPLAPYNGTSPEMAKLAAHIKSKHVYAFSRFNMLWVCPPLVITKEELDAGLAVYEEALALVDEMIGAPVAAD from the coding sequence ATGCCGGAACCCAGGCCCGACACCCAGCAGGTCATCGCCGAGAACCGCGAATACACCCTCTTCTCGTGGAGTGTGCAGCAGCAGACCCACCCGATCCACATGACGGGCGGGCGGGGCAGTTACTTCTACGACGGGGACGGGAACACCTGGCTCGACTTCTCCTCGCAGCTCATCAACCTCAACGTGGGGCACCAGCATCCCAAAGTGCTGGAGGCGATCAAGGCCCAGGTGGACAGCATGTGCTTCGCCGGGCCGAGCTTTGCCACCGATGTGCGCGCAGAGTTGGGCAAGAAACTCGCGGAAGTCACGGGCCTCGCCAAGAGCTTTTTCACCCTGGGCGGCAGCGAGGCCAACGAGAACGCCATCAAGATAGCCAAGCTCTACACGGGGCGCGACAAGATCATCACCCGCTACCGCTCCTACCACGGCGCGACCATGGGCAGTATGAGCGCCTCGGGCGATCCCCGGCGCTGGCCGGTGGAGCCGGGCATTCCCGGGATCGTGCGGGTATTCGACCCCTACATGTACCGCCCGCCGATGGGCGGCAGCGCTTCAGAGTGGGAGGACGGCTGCATCACCCACATCGAGGAGGTGATCCAGCTCGAAGGCCCGCACACCATCGCGGCGATGTTGGTGGAGGGGATCACCGGCAGCAACGGCGTGCTGATCCCGCCGGACAGTTATTACCCCCGGCTGCGTGCGCTGCTCGACAAGTACGACATCCTGCTCATCGACGACGAGGTGATGAGCGGCTTCGGGCGCACCGGCAAATGGCTCGCCACCCAGCACTACGGCATCGTGCCGGACATCGTGACCTGCGCCAAGGGCCTCACGAGCGGTTACATGCCGCTCGGCGCCGTCGTCGTGAACCAGAAGATCGCGGACTACTTCGAGAACCACTTTCTGGCAGGTGGCCTGACCTACAGCGGTCACCCGGTGTCCCTGGCCGCCGCCATCGCCAACCTGAAGGTATACGAGGAGGAACACCTCTTCGAGCACACCCTGGAGCTGGGGAACTACCTGGGCGAACGCCTGGAGGCCATGAAGCGCAAGTACGCCTGTGTGGGTGACGTGCGCTCCATCGGGCTTTTCAGCGTGCTGGAGCTGGTGAGGGACAAGAAGACCAAGGAGCCGCTCGCTCCCTACAACGGTACCTCGCCGGAGATGGCGAAGCTCGCCGCCCACATCAAGTCCAAACACGTCTACGCCTTCAGCCGCTTCAACATGCTCTGGGTCTGCCCACCTCTCGTTATTACAAAGGAGGAGTTGGACGCCGGACTCGCCGTCTACGAGGAGGCGCTGGCTCTGGTGGACGAGATGATCGGGGCGCCGGTGGCGGCGGATTGA
- a CDS encoding CoA-acylating methylmalonate-semialdehyde dehydrogenase, which produces MTSTAEKPAVQTLTHWLSGGPAEGTSGRTAPVYNPATGEVQALVPLASRAEVDRAVELATVAAKTWRAAPLGKRAEVLFRFRDLLDRNREELARILTREHGKVRADALGEIARGIENVEYACGVPNLLKGGYSEQVSSGVDVYSIQQPLGVVAGITPFNFPAMVPLWMLANALACGNAFILKPSEKDPSASLFLAELLKEAGLPDGVFSVVHGDKEAVDALLEHPGIAAVSFVGSTPIARSIYQKGTAHGKRVQALGGAKNHMLVLPDADVGMAADAAVSAAYGSAGERCMAISVLVAVGEVGDALVSAIQERLPALKVGPGDEPGNEMGPLITREHRDRVAGYIERARQQGAAVVVDGREQPFDGDGFFLGVSLLDRVTPEMDAYQDEIFGPVLCVVRANSYDEGLSLINENPYGNGTAIFTRDGGAARRFQFEVEVGMVGINVPIPVPVAYYSFGGWKASLFGDSHMYGPEGIKFYTRAKVVTSRWPDPASSRVDLGFPQNR; this is translated from the coding sequence ATGACCAGTACCGCTGAAAAGCCCGCCGTCCAGACCCTCACCCACTGGCTCTCCGGTGGCCCCGCCGAGGGGACCTCCGGGCGCACCGCTCCCGTCTACAACCCGGCCACCGGGGAGGTGCAGGCGCTCGTGCCGCTGGCCAGCCGTGCCGAGGTGGACCGGGCGGTCGAGCTTGCCACGGTCGCCGCGAAGACGTGGCGGGCCGCGCCTCTGGGCAAACGGGCCGAGGTCCTCTTCCGCTTCCGCGACCTGCTCGACCGCAACCGCGAGGAACTGGCCCGCATCCTCACCCGCGAGCACGGCAAAGTTCGTGCCGACGCGCTGGGGGAAATTGCCCGTGGGATCGAGAATGTCGAGTATGCCTGCGGGGTGCCGAACCTCCTCAAGGGCGGCTACTCCGAACAGGTGAGCAGCGGGGTGGACGTGTACTCCATCCAGCAGCCGCTCGGGGTGGTGGCGGGCATCACGCCCTTCAACTTCCCGGCGATGGTGCCCCTCTGGATGCTGGCGAACGCCCTCGCCTGCGGCAACGCCTTCATCCTCAAACCCAGCGAGAAGGACCCCAGCGCGAGCCTCTTCCTGGCGGAGCTGCTCAAGGAGGCGGGGCTGCCGGACGGCGTATTCAGCGTCGTTCACGGGGACAAGGAGGCGGTGGACGCCCTGCTGGAGCACCCCGGGATCGCCGCCGTGAGCTTCGTGGGGAGCACGCCCATCGCCCGCAGCATCTACCAGAAGGGCACCGCGCACGGCAAACGGGTGCAGGCCCTCGGCGGGGCGAAGAACCACATGCTCGTCCTTCCCGACGCCGACGTGGGCATGGCCGCCGACGCCGCCGTCTCCGCCGCCTACGGCTCGGCAGGCGAGCGGTGCATGGCGATCAGCGTCCTTGTGGCGGTCGGTGAGGTGGGGGACGCCCTCGTCTCGGCCATTCAGGAACGTCTGCCCGCCCTCAAGGTCGGCCCCGGGGACGAACCCGGCAACGAGATGGGGCCGCTGATCACCCGCGAGCACCGCGACCGGGTGGCGGGGTACATCGAGCGCGCGCGGCAGCAGGGCGCGGCGGTGGTGGTGGATGGGCGCGAACAGCCGTTCGACGGGGACGGCTTCTTCCTGGGCGTCTCGCTCCTCGACCGGGTGACGCCCGAGATGGACGCCTATCAGGACGAGATTTTCGGCCCGGTGCTGTGCGTGGTGCGCGCGAACAGCTACGACGAGGGCCTGAGCCTGATCAACGAGAACCCGTATGGCAACGGCACCGCCATCTTCACCCGGGACGGCGGGGCGGCGCGGCGCTTCCAGTTCGAGGTCGAGGTGGGGATGGTGGGGATCAACGTGCCCATCCCGGTGCCGGTGGCGTACTACTCCTTCGGCGGCTGGAAGGCGAGCCTCTTCGGGGACAGCCACATGTACGGGCCGGAGGGGATCAAGTTCTACACCCGCGCCAAGGTGGTCACCTCGCGTTGGCCGGACCCGGCGAGCAGCCGGGTGGACCTGGGCTTCCCGCAAAACAGGTAG
- a CDS encoding ABC transporter permease has product MLNYVLQRLLGAALTLLIAAALVFGILLTIPGDPAQTVLGLDAAPEALARLRHQLGLDQPPLTRFAEWLSGALHGDLRQSIRYDAPVGELLGQRLGVSLPLIGLTLLFSSLLALWLGGAAARAAARPTGRGRDTLITTLAVLVSALPSFWVGLMLMLAFAVWLRWLPSGGFPGWQDPGRALLALTLPVLTLTLTRVAVLARMVRASLLDALGQDYVRTARAKGVPERRVLYRHALRNALIPIVTVLGVQFAELLTASVIVEVVFSLPGFGTLVLTAIEARDYPMVQGIVLVLSALVILANLLVDLSYAALDPRVSYG; this is encoded by the coding sequence GTGCTGAATTACGTGCTCCAGCGGCTCCTCGGCGCGGCGCTGACCCTCTTGATCGCCGCCGCCCTGGTGTTCGGCATCCTGCTGACCATCCCCGGCGATCCGGCGCAGACGGTGCTGGGCCTCGACGCCGCACCCGAGGCACTCGCGCGGCTGCGTCATCAACTGGGGCTGGATCAGCCGCCGCTCACGCGCTTCGCGGAGTGGCTTTCCGGGGCGCTGCACGGCGACCTGCGGCAGTCGATCCGCTACGACGCGCCGGTGGGCGAACTGCTGGGGCAACGCCTGGGCGTCAGCCTGCCGCTGATCGGGCTGACGCTGCTGTTCTCCAGTCTCCTCGCGCTGTGGCTGGGGGGCGCGGCGGCCCGCGCGGCGGCGCGGCCAACGGGGCGCGGACGCGACACCCTGATCACGACGCTCGCGGTGCTGGTCTCCGCCCTGCCGAGCTTCTGGGTGGGGCTGATGCTGATGCTCGCCTTCGCGGTGTGGCTGCGCTGGCTGCCCTCGGGCGGCTTTCCCGGCTGGCAGGACCCGGGCCGGGCGCTGCTGGCGCTGACCTTGCCGGTGCTCACCCTGACGCTCACGCGGGTGGCGGTGCTCGCGCGTATGGTGCGGGCGAGCTTGCTCGACGCGCTGGGTCAGGATTATGTCCGCACGGCGCGTGCCAAGGGCGTCCCGGAGCGGCGGGTCCTCTACCGCCACGCCCTCCGCAACGCCCTGATTCCCATCGTCACTGTTCTCGGCGTGCAGTTCGCCGAACTGCTGACCGCCTCGGTGATTGTCGAGGTCGTGTTCTCGCTTCCGGGGTTCGGCACGCTGGTGCTGACCGCGATTGAAGCCCGCGATTACCCGATGGTGCAGGGCATCGTGCTGGTGCTCTCGGCGCTGGTGATCCTGGCGAACCTGCTTGTCGACCTTTCCTACGCGGCGCTCGACCCGCGGGTCAGCTATGGCTGA
- a CDS encoding SDR family NAD(P)-dependent oxidoreductase: MMLLQDKVAIIYGAGGAVGGAVAQAFTRHGAQVYLTGRTLAAVQATATRLQHTGRVADAACVDATDAAQVQSYLDRIIARTGRLDISFHAVGLEDVQGAPLLEMSLADVARPVERAVKTQFITATSAARQMVQAGSGVILGITAEVPGTNTGGFGIACAATELLFKQLALEVGRHGVRALCLRSSGSPDAPGVDEVFEQHARLRGLTRAAFEAQLGQGLALKRLPKLAEIGDAAVLAASDLASAMTVSSLNVTCGSACP, from the coding sequence ATGATGTTGCTCCAGGACAAAGTGGCGATTATCTACGGCGCGGGGGGAGCCGTCGGCGGCGCTGTGGCTCAGGCGTTCACCCGGCACGGCGCGCAGGTGTACCTCACCGGCCGCACCCTGGCGGCCGTGCAGGCGACGGCGACCAGGCTCCAGCACACCGGCCGGGTGGCCGACGCGGCGTGTGTCGACGCGACCGATGCCGCTCAGGTGCAGTCGTACCTGGACCGGATCATCGCCCGAACGGGCCGCCTGGACATCTCGTTTCACGCGGTCGGCCTGGAGGACGTGCAGGGCGCACCGTTGCTGGAGATGTCGCTGGCCGACGTGGCGCGCCCGGTCGAGCGAGCCGTGAAGACCCAGTTCATCACGGCCACGTCGGCCGCACGGCAGATGGTGCAGGCGGGCTCGGGTGTGATCCTGGGCATCACGGCGGAGGTCCCCGGAACGAACACGGGCGGCTTCGGCATCGCCTGCGCCGCCACCGAACTGCTGTTCAAGCAGCTGGCCCTCGAAGTCGGGCGTCATGGGGTGAGGGCGCTCTGCCTGCGGTCGTCGGGTTCACCTGACGCCCCGGGCGTGGATGAGGTGTTCGAGCAGCACGCCAGGCTGCGGGGGCTCACCCGCGCGGCATTCGAGGCGCAGCTTGGACAGGGGCTCGCGCTGAAGCGCCTTCCGAAGCTGGCCGAGATCGGTGACGCCGCCGTGCTCGCCGCGTCGGACCTCGCCAGCGCGATGACGGTGTCCAGTCTCAACGTGACCTGCGGGAGCGCCTGTCCATGA
- a CDS encoding LysR family transcriptional regulator — translation MGSTSPWPHEPSPLLRTPLTAVLAVAETGSFSEAAARLGLAQSTLSYAVRQAEDALGIVIFERGRHGARLTPAGQAVMVHARHAALAVQAMQLTAHGQLSGTLRLAASRSILRHVVTPALRPFAAHYPQVEVVLTDTRGEHDEVADLVASGKVHLGLGRLPMPSGLVTTPVVGDEYLIVNAASAPPLRTWDDFHAARFIVCEEDCAPYVAAHIARHSRPPAASVRLSDAGVALGMVAEGQGFTVLSRLVVTPLPRGLRTESLPTPLWRSTGLVTTDAGACHPLVTAFSQLVLTPDAVRAQVGPLARLLQLPEGQAHPQPDPSVDGQAC, via the coding sequence ATGGGTTCCACCTCGCCCTGGCCGCACGAACCGTCACCCCTCCTGCGCACGCCCTTGACGGCGGTGCTGGCGGTGGCTGAAACCGGAAGTTTCAGTGAGGCGGCGGCGCGGCTGGGCCTCGCCCAATCCACCCTCAGTTACGCGGTCCGGCAGGCGGAGGACGCCCTGGGTATCGTCATCTTTGAGCGGGGGCGCCACGGCGCGCGGCTCACCCCGGCCGGTCAGGCCGTGATGGTCCATGCCCGTCACGCCGCCCTGGCCGTGCAGGCCATGCAGCTCACAGCCCACGGTCAGTTGAGCGGAACGCTCCGCCTGGCGGCCAGCCGCAGCATCCTCCGCCACGTGGTGACGCCCGCGCTGCGTCCCTTTGCCGCGCATTACCCGCAGGTGGAGGTGGTCCTGACCGATACGCGGGGGGAACACGACGAGGTTGCCGATCTGGTGGCCAGCGGCAAGGTCCACCTCGGTCTGGGACGCCTCCCCATGCCCTCCGGGCTCGTGACCACGCCGGTTGTCGGTGATGAATACCTCATCGTGAACGCGGCGTCCGCGCCACCGCTGCGCACCTGGGACGACTTCCATGCCGCCCGCTTCATCGTCTGCGAGGAAGACTGCGCTCCATACGTGGCGGCGCACATTGCGAGGCACTCCCGACCCCCTGCCGCGTCGGTTCGGCTCAGCGACGCTGGCGTGGCCCTGGGAATGGTGGCCGAAGGGCAGGGCTTCACCGTCCTCAGCCGCCTGGTCGTGACGCCCCTCCCGCGGGGCTTGCGGACCGAGTCCCTGCCCACACCGCTGTGGCGTTCCACGGGCCTGGTGACGACGGATGCGGGGGCCTGCCATCCACTGGTGACCGCGTTCAGTCAACTGGTGCTGACCCCGGACGCCGTGAGGGCCCAGGTGGGACCCCTGGCGCGATTGCTCCAGCTTCCCGAAGGGCAGGCTCACCCCCAGCCGGACCCGTCGGTTGACGGGCAAGCCTGTTAG
- a CDS encoding SDR family NAD(P)-dependent oxidoreductase, translating to MDYSNMFRLDGKVALLVGGASGIGEASAQALAANGAHVVVADLDGEGAERVANAITTQGGSAESRTLDLTDAAAVEAAVNEIARQHGHLDIGVSSPSINVRKPLLDYTQEEFERVLRVNLGGTFHLLQSAGRVMARQGRGSLLAFSSVRSQVVEPGQSVYAATKAGTLQMLRGLASELGPRGVRANAIAPGVIDTPLTAPIRKNEAWYDAYAQKSVFGRWGKPEELAGAVVFLASDAASYITGTILYVDGGWTAIDGRFTPPL from the coding sequence ATGGACTACAGCAACATGTTTCGGCTGGACGGCAAGGTAGCGCTCTTGGTGGGGGGAGCGAGCGGCATCGGTGAGGCAAGTGCGCAAGCCCTCGCGGCCAATGGGGCGCACGTCGTCGTGGCGGACCTCGACGGTGAGGGGGCGGAGCGCGTCGCGAACGCGATCACCACTCAGGGGGGCAGCGCCGAAAGCCGCACACTCGACCTCACCGACGCGGCGGCGGTCGAGGCGGCGGTCAACGAGATCGCGCGGCAGCACGGCCACCTCGACATCGGGGTGAGCAGCCCCAGCATCAATGTCCGTAAGCCCCTGCTGGACTACACCCAGGAGGAGTTCGAGCGGGTGCTGCGGGTCAATCTGGGGGGCACCTTCCACCTGCTGCAAAGCGCGGGCCGTGTCATGGCGCGTCAGGGGCGCGGCAGCCTGCTGGCCTTTTCGAGCGTGCGCTCCCAGGTGGTCGAGCCGGGGCAGAGCGTATACGCCGCGACCAAAGCCGGGACCCTCCAGATGCTGCGCGGCCTGGCGAGCGAGCTTGGCCCCAGGGGAGTGCGGGCCAACGCCATCGCGCCGGGCGTCATCGACACGCCGCTCACCGCGCCGATCCGCAAAAACGAGGCGTGGTACGACGCCTACGCGCAAAAGAGCGTCTTCGGCCGCTGGGGCAAGCCCGAAGAACTCGCCGGAGCGGTGGTCTTCCTCGCTTCCGACGCTGCCTCCTACATCACGGGCACGATCCTGTATGTCGACGGCGGCTGGACGGCCATCGACGGGCGCTTCACACCGCCACTGTGA
- a CDS encoding ABC transporter permease, with the protein MAESAAGRGTPSAWRIPLNRWPPALRLGGALVGLVVLMALLSLVWLPADPNAQDLLGRLQPPNAAHLLGTDQYGRDLLARILVGARASLLVGAVAVGIGLGAGLALGLLAGFFGGRTDRIIMLLLEALYSLPALLLAMLLVTAWGPGLVSAMTAVGIAAIPAFTRVARASVLQVRAMPYVEAATALGARPRRVMLRHILPNILGPLIVQASLTMGAAVLIEASLSYLGLGIQPPTASWGRMLRESQSFMVLSPYATVFPGLAVAAVVLGFNLLGDGLRDLLGKRSG; encoded by the coding sequence ATGGCTGAGTCGGCGGCGGGGCGGGGCACTCCGTCCGCGTGGCGGATACCCCTGAACCGCTGGCCCCCCGCCCTGCGGCTGGGCGGCGCTCTGGTGGGCCTGGTCGTGCTGATGGCCCTCCTCAGCCTGGTGTGGCTGCCCGCCGATCCCAACGCCCAGGATCTGCTGGGGCGCCTGCAACCGCCCAACGCGGCGCACCTGCTGGGGACCGACCAGTACGGGCGCGACCTGCTCGCCCGCATCCTGGTCGGCGCGCGGGCCTCGCTGCTGGTCGGGGCGGTGGCGGTGGGGATCGGGCTGGGGGCGGGGCTGGCACTGGGCCTCCTCGCCGGGTTTTTCGGGGGGCGCACCGACCGGATCATCATGCTGCTGCTGGAGGCGCTCTACTCCCTCCCCGCGCTGCTGCTCGCCATGCTGCTGGTGACCGCGTGGGGACCGGGTCTGGTGAGCGCCATGACGGCGGTCGGCATCGCCGCCATCCCGGCGTTTACCCGCGTGGCGCGGGCGAGCGTGTTGCAGGTGCGGGCTATGCCTTACGTCGAGGCGGCGACGGCGCTGGGTGCCCGCCCGCGGCGGGTGATGCTGCGCCACATCCTGCCCAACATCCTGGGGCCGCTGATCGTGCAGGCGAGCCTCACGATGGGCGCCGCCGTGCTGATCGAGGCCAGCCTCTCGTACCTGGGCCTCGGCATCCAGCCCCCCACGGCGAGCTGGGGCCGGATGTTGCGCGAGTCGCAGAGCTTCATGGTCCTTTCGCCCTATGCCACCGTCTTTCCCGGCCTCGCGGTGGCGGCGGTGGTGCTGGGTTTCAACCTGCTTGGGGACGGCCTGCGCGACCTGCTGGGGAAGAGGAGCGGATGA
- a CDS encoding PucR family transcriptional regulator: MRDQPERLSAHHPGAAPVLSCHTPHPVPLMQTTLHDLLALPAFAEIEVACGRAQLGQPVTWVHISELPDAARFLTGGELLLSTGLPLLTMTESAQETYLHSLAQGGAVGLLLELVRNVQEVPPALLAAARQLDCPLLVARREVSFEQLTKAAHARILAPVTAPAEPSLEPLWLALAETGRGADFVTAHLGPLLSLPLRPRATLLSTLDTLLTVNFNVAEAARRLGVRRQTVYYRMEQLRVMLGELEDARRQLGLRLALELLRTTETSAPP; the protein is encoded by the coding sequence GTGAGGGATCAACCGGAGCGTCTGTCGGCTCACCACCCAGGCGCCGCTCCGGTCCTCTCCTGCCACACGCCGCACCCGGTGCCCCTGATGCAGACCACCCTCCACGACCTGCTGGCCCTCCCCGCCTTCGCGGAGATCGAGGTCGCGTGCGGCAGGGCGCAGCTCGGCCAGCCGGTGACGTGGGTGCATATCTCCGAACTCCCCGACGCGGCGCGGTTTTTGACGGGGGGCGAGCTGCTGCTCAGCACGGGCCTGCCGCTCCTCACGATGACGGAGAGCGCCCAGGAGACGTACCTGCACTCCCTCGCCCAGGGGGGGGCGGTGGGGCTGCTGCTGGAACTCGTGCGGAACGTTCAGGAGGTGCCTCCCGCCCTGCTGGCCGCGGCCCGGCAGCTCGACTGTCCGCTGCTCGTCGCCCGCCGTGAGGTCAGCTTCGAGCAGCTCACGAAGGCCGCGCACGCCCGCATCCTGGCCCCCGTCACGGCCCCCGCCGAGCCGTCCCTGGAGCCGCTCTGGCTGGCGCTGGCCGAAACGGGGCGGGGGGCCGACTTCGTCACGGCCCATCTGGGGCCGCTGCTCTCGCTGCCGCTCCGGCCCCGCGCAACGCTGCTCTCGACCCTCGACACCCTCCTGACCGTCAATTTCAATGTGGCCGAAGCGGCCCGGCGGCTCGGCGTGCGGCGCCAGACCGTGTACTACCGCATGGAGCAACTCCGGGTCATGCTGGGGGAACTGGAAGATGCCCGGAGGCAACTCGGGCTGCGCCTGGCGCTCGAACTGCTGCGGACCACGGAGACTTCCGCCCCGCCGTGA